From one Streptomyces chromofuscus genomic stretch:
- the nuoE gene encoding NADH-quinone oxidoreductase subunit NuoE, whose translation MTTSSSERGVSLGMPELPAPDYPDDVRARLERDAREVVARYPDSRSALLPLLHLVQAEEGHVTRTGMRFCADMLDLTTAEVTAVATFYTMYRRRPSGDYQVGVCTNTLCAVMGGDAIFEALQEHLGVGNGETTDDGKVTLEHIECNAACDFAPVVMVNWEFFDNQTVQSAKRLVDDLRAGARVEPTRGAPLCTFKETARILAGFPDERAGAVEATGSAGPASLVGLRLAKGEAAPARVVHPREGGPDEEPRDRVHQPSPTEHLSSHDAPQKTSASDPAHPAGPTAEEGE comes from the coding sequence GTGACCACCTCTTCTTCGGAGCGGGGCGTCAGCCTGGGCATGCCCGAGCTGCCCGCACCCGACTACCCGGACGACGTCCGAGCCCGGCTGGAGCGGGACGCGCGCGAGGTCGTCGCCCGCTACCCGGACTCGCGGTCCGCCCTGCTGCCGCTGCTGCACCTCGTGCAGGCGGAGGAGGGCCATGTCACGCGCACGGGCATGCGGTTCTGCGCGGACATGCTGGACCTGACCACGGCCGAGGTCACCGCGGTCGCCACCTTCTACACCATGTACCGGCGCCGGCCGAGCGGCGACTACCAGGTGGGCGTGTGCACCAACACCCTGTGCGCGGTGATGGGCGGTGACGCGATCTTCGAGGCGCTCCAGGAGCACCTCGGCGTCGGCAACGGCGAGACCACCGACGACGGCAAGGTCACGCTGGAGCACATCGAGTGCAACGCGGCCTGCGACTTCGCGCCGGTCGTGATGGTCAACTGGGAGTTCTTCGACAACCAGACCGTGCAGAGCGCGAAGCGCCTGGTGGACGACCTGCGCGCGGGAGCACGGGTCGAGCCGACCCGCGGGGCGCCGCTGTGCACGTTCAAGGAGACCGCCCGGATCCTGGCGGGCTTCCCCGACGAGCGGGCCGGGGCCGTCGAGGCCACGGGCAGCGCCGGACCGGCGTCCCTGGTGGGTCTCCGGCTGGCCAAGGGGGAGGCCGCGCCCGCGCGCGTGGTCCATCCGCGGGAGGGCGGACCGGACGAGGAGCCGCGGGACCGGGTCCACCAGCCGTCGCCGACGGAGCACCTCAGCTCCCACGACGCGCCGCAGAAGACATCGGCATCCGACCCCGCCCACCCGGCCGGGCCCACCGCCGAGGAGGGGGAGTGA
- a CDS encoding NADH-quinone oxidoreductase subunit D — MSTQHATPRETTEGTVYTVTGGDWDEVVQSAARADDERIVVNMGPQHPSTHGVLRLILEIEGETVTEARCGIGYLHTGIEKNLEFRTWTQGTTFVTRMDYLTSFFNETGYCLAVEKLLGIEDEVPDRATIIRVLLMELNRLSSHLVCIATGGMELGATTIMIYGFRDREMILDIYELITGLRMNHAYIRPGGLAQDLPPGAVDRIREFVKKMKKNLPEYDKLATGNPIFKARMQDIGYLDLAGCMALGATGPILRSAGLPHDLRKAQPYCGYETYDFDVPTADTCDAYGRFLIRLEEMRQSLRIVEQCLDRLQPGPVMVADKKIAWPAQLALGPDGLGNSLDHIKKIMGTSMEALIHHFKLVTEGFRVPPGQAYTAVESPKGELGVHAVSDGGTRPYRVHFRDPSFTNLQAMAAMCEGGQVADVIVAVASIDPVMGGVDR; from the coding sequence ATGAGCACGCAGCACGCGACTCCGCGTGAGACCACCGAGGGCACCGTCTACACGGTCACCGGTGGCGACTGGGACGAGGTCGTCCAGTCCGCGGCCCGCGCCGACGACGAGCGCATCGTCGTCAACATGGGCCCACAGCACCCCTCCACCCACGGTGTGCTCCGCCTGATCCTGGAGATCGAGGGCGAGACGGTCACCGAGGCCCGGTGCGGCATCGGCTACCTGCACACCGGCATCGAGAAGAACCTGGAATTCCGCACGTGGACGCAGGGCACCACCTTCGTCACGCGCATGGACTACCTGACGTCCTTCTTCAACGAGACCGGCTACTGCCTCGCGGTGGAGAAGCTCCTCGGCATCGAGGACGAGGTCCCCGACCGGGCCACGATCATCCGGGTGCTCCTCATGGAGCTGAACCGGCTCTCCTCGCACCTGGTGTGCATCGCCACCGGCGGCATGGAGCTGGGCGCCACCACGATCATGATCTACGGATTCCGTGATCGTGAAATGATTCTCGACATCTACGAGCTCATCACGGGCCTGAGGATGAACCACGCGTACATCCGTCCCGGCGGACTCGCGCAGGACCTGCCGCCCGGCGCGGTGGACCGGATCCGCGAGTTCGTGAAGAAGATGAAGAAGAACCTCCCGGAGTACGACAAGCTCGCCACCGGGAACCCCATCTTCAAGGCCCGTATGCAGGACATCGGCTACCTCGACCTTGCCGGCTGCATGGCCCTCGGCGCCACCGGACCGATCCTGCGCTCCGCCGGCCTGCCGCACGACCTGCGCAAGGCCCAGCCGTACTGCGGCTACGAGACGTACGACTTCGACGTTCCGACCGCCGACACCTGCGACGCCTACGGCCGCTTCCTGATCCGCCTGGAGGAGATGCGCCAGTCGCTCAGGATCGTCGAGCAGTGCCTGGACCGGCTCCAGCCGGGCCCGGTCATGGTCGCCGACAAGAAGATCGCCTGGCCCGCCCAGCTCGCCCTGGGCCCGGACGGACTGGGCAACTCGCTGGACCACATCAAGAAGATCATGGGCACCTCCATGGAGGCCCTGATCCACCACTTCAAACTGGTGACCGAGGGCTTCCGCGTGCCGCCGGGACAGGCGTACACGGCGGTCGAGTCGCCCAAGGGCGAGCTCGGCGTGCACGCCGTGTCCGACGGCGGCACCCGTCCCTACCGGGTCCACTTCCGCGACCCGTCCTTCACCAACCTGCAGGCCATGGCGGCGATGTGCGAGGGCGGCCAGGTCGCCGACGTCATCGTCGCCGTCGCGTCCATCGACCCCGTGATGGGAGGCGTCGACCGGTGA